A region from the Brassica napus cultivar Da-Ae chromosome C8, Da-Ae, whole genome shotgun sequence genome encodes:
- the LOC106451939 gene encoding protein LONGIFOLIA 2-like produces MAAKLLHTLADENSDLQKKIGCMNGIFQIFDRHNHFLSNRRKSLTLGNINFERDPALQIQDSNIINTGNETSEKLTRVSTESSRVSFSSSCSSSSPLSSDLNKETQPEISPYDHRVIFQESPAMSQGSGLGLDLRDVVRDSMYREARGLSEVSRHNKRRDDSPRPPPYGLKQSTPVDFNESCKALAKLNTSQYYYNEVDLKDASRYYVDSHKKKSKSKKKVKESPKLSLDSRDHLDLNSGNNNKLVESFSRSSSVNKRPPSVVAKLMGLETLPGSPLRRDKLNSDPFSRSLRENGMNRTIRLSPSSPRKDLASTSSSSSPRWRSSEFVMKPLSSLRFPIEPAPWKKQQKQACRPVKALLKDLELKHPVKDLRAINEIVEAMQTKSIKQQECSNSRGLESHVMPSSTMRGGPIVIMKPARLVERSCVPSSSLIPIHSLNREEESVNVKRNSTSKKAAKDNRNVTTKNGGAASPRLNHMKKHDNEKRSRPPPIPSDSSKSRRQTDKESVTSPGGRRSRQGGRKSQTVIETAKTVVSNLMQNASPKSSGDGSSEHPSPVSVLNASIYRDIKPSQASEGTKTDEEDEWNPAYSFSKTTTTLSPEVNRKKLQNVEHLVQKLKRLNSSHDEASQDYVASLCENSGADTDHRYISEILLASGLLLRDLASESTTFQLHSSGHPINPELFLVLEQTKGSSGGGNEKKLNRKVVFDAVNEMLVKKLAIVDVEPWLKRGKGMKRRVFSAQQLLKELCSEIETMQKEAKRRSDNLFLLGEQEEDFLKCILDEDMEMRSEKWTEFDDVVPGIVLHLERLLFKDLVSEVVHGEIDRLQPTPSRRVVITDS; encoded by the exons ATGGCTGCAAAGCTTTTGCATACATTGGCAGATGAAAACTCTGATCTACAGAAGAAAATTGGGTGTATGAATGGGATTTTCCAAATCTTTGATCGCCACAACCATTTTCTCTCAAACCGGCGAAAAAGTCTTACTTTAG GTAATATCAACTTTGAAAGAGACCCTGCATTGCAGATTCAAGACTCCAACATTATCAACACCGGAAATGAGACAAGCGAGAAACTAACAAGAGTATCAACAGAATCTTCTAGAGTTTCCTTCTCatcatcatgttcatcatcttcCCCATTGTCTTCTGATCTCAACAAAGAAACTCAACCTGAGATTTCACCGTATGACCACCGGGTCATTTTTCAAGAATCTCCAGCTATGAGCCAAGGAAGCGGGTTGGGACTTGACCTTAGAGATGTTGTTAGAGACTCTATGTACAGAGAAGCTAGAGGGCTTTCTGAAGTATCCAGACAcaacaagagaagagatgaTTCTCCAAGACCACCACCCTATGGTTTGAAGCAATCCACTCCTGTAGATTTCAATGAATCCTGCAAAGCTCTAGCCAAACTCAACACTTCTCAGTATTATTACAATGAGGTTGACTTGAAAGATGCGTCTCGTTACTACGTTGATTCTCACAAGAAGAAGTCTAAATCCAAGAAGAAGGTGAAAGAGTCTCCTAAGCTTTCTTTGGACAGTAGAGACCACCTTGATCTCAATTCAGGTAATAACAATAAGCTTGTTGAGAGTTTCAGTAGAAGCTCTAGCGTGAACAAACGGCCTCCTAGTGTTGTTGCAAAGCTAATGGGATTGGAGACGTTACCTGGTTCTccactgagaagagacaaactCAACAGTGATCCGTTCTCAAGGTCATTGAGGGAGAATGGCATGAACCGGACTATCCGGTTATCTCCTAGCTCACCAAGGAAGGACCTTGcttctacttcttcttcatcttcaccaAGATGGAGAAGCTCTGAGTTTGTAATGAAACCTTTATCAAGTTTGAGGTTTCCCATTGAACCAGCTCCATGGAAGAAGCAACAGAAGCAAGCCTGCAGGCCTGTGAAAGCTCTGTTGAAAGATCTAGAGCTTAAGCATCCGGTTAAGGATCTGAGAGCTATTAATGAGATAGTAGAGGCAATGCAAACGAAAAGCATCAAGCAGCAAGAATGCTCAAACTCAAGAGGCTTGGAAAGCCATGTGATGCCATCATCCACTATGAGAGGAGGACCAATTGTGATAATGAAACCTGCTAGACTTGTTGAGAGATCTTGTGTTCCTTCATCATCTCTGATTCCCATTCACAGTCTTAATAGAGAAGAAGAGTCTGTGAATGTTAAAAGAAACTCAACTAGTAAAAAGGCAGCAAAAGATAACAGAAACGTCACTACAAAGAATGGAGGAGCTGCTAGTCCAAGATTGAATCATATGAAGAAGCATGACAATGAGAAGCGTTCTCGCCCACCACCTATACCATCTgattcaagcaaatcaagaaGACAAACAGACAAAGAATCTGTTACTTCTCCTGGTGGTAGGCGTAGTAGACAAGGTGGTAGAAAGAGTCAAACTGTAATAGAGACAGCAAAAACAGTAGTCTCTAACTTAATGCAGAACGCTAGTCCaaagtctagtggagatgggtcATCGGAACATCCAAGTCCAGTGTCTGTTCTCAACGCATCAATCTACAGAGACATCAAACCATCTCAAGCTAGTGAAGGCACCAAGACTGATGAAGAAGACGAGTGGAATCCAGCTTACAGCTTCTCAAAGACAACAACCACCTTGTCTCCAGAGGTAAACAGAAAGAAGCTTCAGAACGTGGAGCATTTGGTTCAGAAGCTGAAAAGATTAAACTCTAGCCATGACGAAGCAAGCCAAGACTACGTTGCATCGCTATGCGAGAACAGTGGTGCTGACACTGATCACAGATACATATCCGAGATTCTGTTAGCCTCTGGTCTTCTCCTGAGAGACTTAGCCTCAGAGTCAACTACGTTTCAGCTCCACTCTTCAGGTCATCCTATTAACCCTGAGCTGTTTCTCGTTCTTGAGCAAACTAAAGGAAGCAGTGGTGGCGGCAATGAGAAGAAGCTCAACCGCAAGGTTGTGTTCGACGCTGTTAATGAGATGCTTGTGAAGAAGTTAGCTATTGTTGATGTAGAGCCATGGCTGAAGCGAGGTAAAGGGATGAAGAGGAGGGTGTTTAGTGCGCAACAACTCTTGAAAGAGCTGTGTTCAGAGATAGAAACAATGCAAAAGGAAGCCAAGAGGAGATCAGATAACTTGTTCTTGTTGGGGGAACAAGAAGAGGACTTCTTGAAATGTATAttggatgaagatatggagatgCGGTCTGAGAAATGGACGGAGTTTGATGATGTAGTCCCGGGTATAGTGCTTCACTTGGAGAGGCTTCTCTTCAAGGACCTGGTGAGTGAGGTCGTGCATGGTGAGATTGATCGGCTGCAACCTACTCCAAGCAGACGAGTAGTTATTACTGATTCATAA